The segment TACGTGCTGTTCCGGCTCGGGGAGCTGGCCTGGGAACGGGGCGACGCGGCCGAGGCGTTGCGCCAGTACGAGGCGGCGCAGCGCACGGACCCGGCGCAGGCGGAGGCCCTGGGCGGCCGGGCGCGGGCGCTGGCGGCGCTGGGGCGGAGCGGAGAGGCGGTGCGCGACTACCGGATGGTGCTGGGGCGTACGCCGCTGCCTCGGCTGGCGCTGGAGCTGGGCGAGCTGCTGGATTCGCTGGGGCGGCCGCAGGAGGCGCGGGCGCAGTACGAGGCGGTGTCGGTGCTGGCGGCGCGGGGGGCTGCGGACGGGGTGGACCAGGAGGTGGTCCTGGGCCTGTTCGAGGCGGACCACGGGGATCCGGCGGTGGCGGTGCGCCGGCTGTCGGCGGAGTGGGAGCGTCACAAGAGCGTGCAGGTGGCGGACGCGCTGGGGTGGGCGCTGCACCGGGCCGGGGACGATGCGCAGGCGCTGGAGTACGCGAAGAAGGCGACGGAGCCCGGGCTGCGGAGCGCGGAGTTCGCCTACCACCGGGCGGTGATCGAGCAGGGCCTCGGGGACGAGGCGGCGGCGCGGCGGCACCTTCAGGAGGTGGCGCGGACCAACCCGGACTTCTCGCCGGTGCGGGGGCCGCTGGCGAAGGAGGCCCTGGCGGCGGTGGGGCAGCCGGCGCCGGGCGGGCCGGAGAACATGCAGCCGCGCACGCCGTGGGTGGCGCCGGAGCTGCCGAAGCCACGCCCCAGGCCGAAGCCTGCGGCGCAGCCCCCGAAGCCCGCGAAGCCGGCCCCGGCGAAGCCGAAGCCCGGCCCGTCCGGCACCTGAGCCCCGACTCCCGCCGCGCGGGGCCGGGGCCCCTCCCCGCCCT is part of the Streptomyces katrae genome and harbors:
- a CDS encoding tetratricopeptide repeat protein; the encoded protein is MDGFDEHSPQPAPPVTFTGRKTVVAAAVTVVLIAATLLIRPARSGDDARPPGPGERAASAVGRGAPAAAVDLTALVADREKWLAGHPDDDASWAVLGSAYLEQARRTADSGWFPKAERALKRSLEVRPAEKGNFDAMTGMGALAGARGDFVTARKWGELVRAQASRRWTAYPVLVDAYTGLGDYKGAQKAMEQLQELRPGLAADLRAAQVYRDRGWREDAVVALEAAGGAAKSPAEKAYVLFRLGELAWERGDAAEALRQYEAAQRTDPAQAEALGGRARALAALGRSGEAVRDYRMVLGRTPLPRLALELGELLDSLGRPQEARAQYEAVSVLAARGAADGVDQEVVLGLFEADHGDPAVAVRRLSAEWERHKSVQVADALGWALHRAGDDAQALEYAKKATEPGLRSAEFAYHRAVIEQGLGDEAAARRHLQEVARTNPDFSPVRGPLAKEALAAVGQPAPGGPENMQPRTPWVAPELPKPRPRPKPAAQPPKPAKPAPAKPKPGPSGT